In one Streptomyces venezuelae genomic region, the following are encoded:
- the moeZ gene encoding adenylyltransferase/sulfurtransferase MoeZ, translating to MSLPPLVEPASELTVDEVRRYSRHLIIPDVGMDGQKRLKNAKVLCVGAGGLGSPALMYLAAAGVGTLGIVEFDEVDESNLQRQIIHSQADIGRSKADSAKDSVLGINPYVNVILHKERLEADNVMDIFSQYDLIVDGTDNFATRYLVNDACVLLNKPYVWGSIYRFDGQASVFWSEHGPCYRCLYPEPPPPGMVPSCAEGGVLGVLCASIGSIQVTEAIKVLTGTGDPLVGRLMIYDALEMQYRQVKVRKDPDCAVCGENPTVTELIDYEAFCGVVSEEAQEAAAGSTITPKQLKEWIDGDEKIEIIDVREINEYEIVSIPGAKLIPKNEFLMGTALQDLPQDKKIVLHCKTGVRSAEVLAVLKSAGFSDAVHVGGGVIGWVNQIEPDKPVY from the coding sequence GTGTCGCTGCCACCCCTGGTCGAGCCCGCATCCGAGCTCACCGTCGATGAGGTTCGCAGGTACTCCCGCCACCTGATCATCCCCGACGTCGGGATGGACGGGCAGAAGCGGCTGAAGAACGCCAAGGTGCTGTGTGTCGGCGCCGGCGGCCTCGGGTCGCCGGCGCTGATGTACCTGGCCGCGGCGGGTGTCGGCACGCTCGGCATCGTCGAGTTCGACGAGGTCGACGAGTCCAACCTGCAGCGGCAGATCATCCACAGCCAGGCGGACATCGGCCGTTCCAAGGCGGATTCCGCCAAGGACTCGGTCCTCGGCATCAACCCGTACGTGAACGTGATCCTTCACAAGGAGCGGCTCGAGGCCGACAACGTGATGGACATCTTCAGCCAGTACGACCTGATCGTCGACGGCACCGACAACTTCGCGACCCGTTACCTGGTCAACGACGCGTGTGTGCTGCTCAACAAGCCGTACGTCTGGGGTTCCATCTACCGCTTCGACGGGCAGGCGTCCGTCTTCTGGAGCGAGCACGGCCCCTGCTACCGCTGCCTCTACCCGGAGCCCCCGCCGCCCGGCATGGTCCCCTCCTGCGCCGAGGGCGGCGTGCTCGGCGTGCTGTGCGCGTCGATCGGCTCCATCCAGGTCACCGAGGCGATCAAGGTCCTCACGGGCACGGGCGACCCGCTGGTCGGCCGCCTGATGATCTACGACGCCCTGGAGATGCAGTACCGCCAGGTCAAGGTCCGCAAGGACCCCGACTGCGCGGTCTGCGGCGAGAACCCCACCGTCACCGAGCTCATCGACTACGAGGCCTTCTGCGGCGTCGTGTCCGAGGAGGCCCAGGAGGCGGCCGCCGGTTCGACGATCACTCCCAAGCAGCTCAAGGAGTGGATCGACGGCGACGAGAAGATCGAGATCATCGACGTCCGCGAGATCAACGAGTACGAGATCGTCTCGATCCCCGGCGCCAAGCTGATCCCGAAGAACGAGTTCCTCATGGGCACCGCGCTCCAGGACCTCCCACAGGACAAGAAGATCGTCTTGCATTGCAAGACGGGTGTCCGCAGTGCGGAAGTCCTCGCCGTGCTGAAGTCCGCGGGCTTCTCCGACGCGGTGCATGTGGGCGGCGGCGTGATCGGCTGGGTCAACCAGATCGAGCCCGACAAGCCGGTCTACTAG
- a CDS encoding NAD-dependent epimerase/dehydratase family protein: MRVLLIGANGYLGRFVADRLLADPAVQLTALGRGDDSDVRFDLASGSPGALTRFLDAVHPGVVINCAGATRGGARDLTRHNTVAVATICEALRRSGCGARLVQLGCGAEYGPSQPGSSTAEDAVPRPGGPYGVSKLAATELVLGSGLDAVVLRVFSPAGPGTPAGSPLGRLAEAMRRAMQAGDGELKLGGLGVQRDFVDVRDVARAVHAASLSAAQGIVNIGAGRAVRLRDAAAVLARVAGYGGALHELDQVPVRASMTSIGHPRGESEHGGPAAAAYPYPDGCGSWQQADVRTARDRLGWRPRINLEESLADIWMEAACRI; the protein is encoded by the coding sequence ATGAGGGTGCTGCTGATCGGAGCCAACGGATACCTCGGCCGGTTCGTCGCCGACCGGCTGCTCGCCGACCCGGCCGTGCAGCTCACCGCACTCGGCCGCGGCGACGACTCGGACGTACGGTTCGACCTCGCCAGCGGGAGCCCTGGCGCGCTCACCCGCTTCCTCGACGCCGTCCACCCGGGCGTCGTCATCAACTGCGCCGGTGCCACCCGGGGCGGCGCCCGCGACCTGACCCGGCACAACACCGTCGCCGTCGCCACCATCTGCGAGGCCCTGCGGCGCAGCGGCTGCGGGGCGCGCCTCGTGCAGCTGGGCTGCGGCGCGGAGTACGGGCCGAGCCAGCCGGGATCCTCCACGGCCGAGGACGCGGTGCCGCGGCCCGGCGGGCCGTACGGCGTCAGCAAGCTGGCGGCCACGGAGCTGGTGCTCGGCTCCGGGCTCGACGCCGTGGTGCTGCGCGTCTTCTCGCCCGCGGGGCCCGGCACGCCCGCCGGATCGCCGCTCGGGCGGCTCGCGGAGGCCATGCGGCGCGCGATGCAGGCGGGCGACGGCGAGCTGAAGCTCGGGGGGCTCGGTGTGCAGCGCGACTTCGTCGACGTGCGCGACGTGGCGCGCGCCGTGCACGCCGCCTCGCTCTCCGCGGCGCAGGGAATCGTGAACATCGGCGCCGGGCGCGCCGTACGACTGCGTGACGCGGCCGCCGTCCTGGCCCGCGTCGCGGGGTACGGCGGCGCGCTGCACGAACTCGACCAGGTGCCCGTGCGGGCATCCATGACATCCATCGGCCACCCCCGCGGCGAATCCGAGCACGGGGGGCCGGCCGCGGCCGCGTACCCCTACCCGGACGGGTGCGGGAGCTGGCAGCAGGCCGACGTCCGCACCGCGCGGGACCGGCTCGGCTGGCGGCCCCGCATCAATCTCGAAGAGTCACTCGCCGACATCTGGATGGAGGCCGCATGCCGCATCTGA
- a CDS encoding alpha/beta hydrolase: MQRFVRSAALAAAGVLVAGLAAGCGSSDDGDGGDDGKRPSATGPEPKPKPDPSSTLPASLTSQKLDWGRCEAPEGGSAPGSEWQCSTLKVPLDYDKPDGGTIGIALIRAKSTGQGDRIGSLLFNFGGPGGSGVSGLPSFADSYDSLRERYDLVSFDPRGVAASEGVRCRDDAATQAAEEKVDLTPDTAAEEKAYFKDAKDFGAGCARNSKNVVGHVSTDDAARDMDVMRQVLGDDKLHYFGVSYGTELGGTYAHLFPRRVGRLVLDAVVDPSADSIGHAENQARGFQRALDNYFTSRGQDPKAGSAKIRKLFERLDAEPMRTSGDRKLTESLAHTGVLVTLYSKQTWPALTRGLEDAEKGDGSALLQLADAYNERDASGRYSTQSHSQRAIACLDSKARTTPAEAKKRLDRFREISPVFGEFLGWDTAGWCHEWPVAGLHDSPEVGAPGADPILVVGNTGDPATPYEGARKMADELGKDVGVHLTWKGEGHGAYDKGSDCVDDTIDAYLLDGRAPKDGKVCSS, encoded by the coding sequence ATGCAGCGTTTCGTACGGTCCGCGGCCCTGGCCGCAGCAGGCGTGCTCGTGGCGGGTCTGGCCGCCGGATGCGGCTCGTCCGACGACGGGGACGGAGGCGACGACGGCAAGCGCCCCTCGGCGACCGGCCCGGAGCCGAAGCCGAAGCCGGACCCCTCCTCCACCCTGCCCGCCTCGCTCACCTCCCAGAAACTGGACTGGGGCCGGTGCGAGGCGCCCGAGGGCGGCAGCGCGCCCGGCTCCGAGTGGCAGTGCTCGACCCTGAAGGTCCCGCTGGACTACGACAAGCCGGACGGCGGGACCATAGGCATCGCCCTGATCCGCGCCAAGAGCACGGGCCAGGGCGACCGCATCGGCTCCCTCCTCTTCAACTTCGGCGGCCCCGGCGGCTCCGGCGTCTCCGGCCTCCCGTCCTTCGCCGACTCCTACGACTCGCTGCGCGAGCGGTACGACCTGGTGAGCTTCGACCCGCGCGGGGTGGCGGCGAGCGAGGGCGTGCGCTGCCGGGACGACGCGGCGACCCAGGCCGCGGAGGAGAAGGTCGACCTCACGCCGGACACCGCGGCCGAGGAGAAGGCGTACTTCAAGGACGCGAAGGACTTCGGCGCGGGCTGCGCGCGGAACTCGAAGAACGTCGTCGGGCACGTCTCGACGGACGACGCGGCCCGCGACATGGACGTCATGCGCCAGGTCCTCGGCGACGACAAGCTGCACTACTTCGGCGTCTCCTACGGCACGGAACTCGGCGGCACGTACGCCCACTTGTTCCCCCGGCGCGTCGGCCGCCTCGTCCTCGACGCGGTCGTCGACCCGAGCGCCGACTCGATCGGCCACGCGGAGAACCAGGCGCGCGGCTTCCAGCGCGCCCTGGACAACTACTTCACATCCCGCGGCCAGGACCCCAAGGCGGGCTCCGCGAAGATACGGAAGCTGTTCGAGCGCCTGGACGCCGAGCCGATGCGCACCTCGGGCGACCGGAAGCTGACCGAGTCCCTCGCGCACACCGGCGTCCTGGTCACCCTCTACAGCAAGCAGACCTGGCCCGCGCTGACCCGCGGCCTGGAGGACGCCGAGAAGGGCGACGGTTCCGCGCTGCTCCAGCTCGCCGACGCCTACAACGAACGCGACGCCTCGGGGCGCTACAGCACGCAGAGCCACTCCCAGCGGGCCATCGCCTGCCTGGACAGCAAGGCGCGGACCACTCCGGCGGAGGCGAAGAAGCGCCTGGACCGGTTCCGCGAGATATCGCCGGTGTTCGGGGAGTTCCTCGGCTGGGACACGGCGGGCTGGTGTCACGAGTGGCCTGTGGCCGGTCTGCACGACTCCCCCGAGGTCGGCGCGCCCGGCGCCGACCCGATCCTCGTCGTCGGCAACACCGGCGACCCGGCCACCCCGTACGAGGGCGCCCGCAAGATGGCGGACGAGCTGGGCAAGGACGTAGGCGTCCACCTGACGTGGAAGGGCGAGGGCCACGGGGCGTACGACAAGGGCAGCGACTGCGTGGACGACACGATCGACGCGTATCTGCTCGACGGCAGGGCGCCGAAGGACGGCAAGGTCTGCTCGTCCTGA
- a CDS encoding spherulation-specific family 4 protein, producing MPHLTRTTRGTASTEVRIGFGIPGFAHPLVAPTEWSELARPGTPLKWVVLNVANGPGERPDPHCLEAAGRLRNAGVRVLGHLDTTYGARAFGELISDAHRYLDWYQVDGFSLDRCPTERAALPEVRRTVATLRALVGDAHIVLGHGTHPYPGYAETGDQLVTFAGPWSDYRWSQVAEWTADYPPERFCHFVHGMPRGHLEEALRIARWQGASTIYFTDRVDGGGAGDPWEAMPGYWDEIVSRIGTGVSE from the coding sequence ATGCCGCATCTGACCAGGACCACGAGGGGTACCGCGAGCACCGAGGTACGCATCGGCTTCGGCATCCCGGGCTTCGCCCACCCCCTGGTCGCCCCCACCGAATGGTCCGAACTCGCCCGGCCCGGCACCCCTTTGAAGTGGGTTGTCCTGAATGTCGCCAACGGTCCGGGGGAGCGTCCTGACCCGCACTGCCTGGAGGCGGCGGGCCGCCTGCGGAACGCGGGTGTCCGTGTGCTCGGCCACCTGGACACGACGTACGGCGCACGGGCCTTCGGGGAGCTGATCTCCGACGCGCACCGCTACCTCGACTGGTACCAGGTCGACGGGTTCTCGCTGGACCGCTGTCCGACCGAGCGGGCCGCGCTGCCCGAGGTGCGCAGGACGGTGGCGACCCTGCGGGCCCTGGTCGGGGACGCGCACATCGTCCTCGGGCACGGGACGCACCCGTATCCCGGGTATGCCGAGACGGGTGACCAGCTGGTGACCTTCGCGGGCCCGTGGAGCGATTACCGCTGGTCGCAGGTTGCCGAGTGGACCGCGGACTATCCGCCCGAACGGTTCTGCCACTTCGTGCACGGCATGCCGCGCGGTCACCTGGAGGAGGCGCTGCGCATCGCCCGATGGCAGGGCGCCTCGACGATCTACTTCACGGACCGCGTCGACGGGGGCGGCGCGGGGGACCCCTGGGAGGCCATGCCCGGTTACTGGGACGAAATCGTCTCGCGTATCGGAACGGGTGTCTCGGAATGA
- a CDS encoding alpha/beta hydrolase: MPTQSTPRATALAAATLLLSAALAGCGGSDDSKDEDLSAQKLSWKDCPAPDAAEGGGEAPSPLPGGAEWQCATMKAPLDWSKPKGDTVDIALIKAATSGDKGDRIGSLVFNFGGPGGSGITTLPAFGEDYAKLRTRYDLVSFDPRGVGRSAGIRCEDDSALDTYFQQDSTPDDEAERKKHVDNVREFNNGCEKNAGKTLPHVRTTDAARDMDLMRQVLGDDKLHYFGISYGTELGGVYAHLFPKKVGRAVFDAVVDPTETAEQGSLGQAKGFQLALDNFAKDCTSQEADCPVGDTEQDVKDRIAKLLKDLDRKPIRGIPPRELTQTAATNGIAQSLYSKDFWPYLTQGLEEAYEGDGKILMALSDSMNGRNEDGEYSNIQSANVSINCADDKARYDTEYVEKRLPEFRKASPLFGDYLAWGMVGCTDWAVEGQADHPDVSAGGAPPIVVIGNTGDPATPYEGARKMAQALGKGVGVELTYKGQGHGAYDSKNKCVRNAVDGYLLEGTVPKEGTVCS; encoded by the coding sequence ATGCCCACACAGTCCACGCCGCGCGCCACCGCGCTGGCCGCCGCCACCCTGCTCCTGTCCGCCGCCCTCGCGGGGTGCGGCGGCAGTGACGACTCCAAGGACGAGGATCTGTCGGCTCAGAAGCTGAGCTGGAAGGACTGCCCCGCGCCCGACGCGGCGGAGGGCGGCGGCGAGGCCCCGTCCCCGCTGCCCGGCGGCGCCGAATGGCAGTGCGCCACCATGAAGGCCCCGCTCGACTGGTCGAAGCCCAAGGGCGACACGGTCGACATCGCCTTGATCAAGGCGGCGACGAGCGGCGACAAGGGCGACCGCATCGGATCGCTCGTCTTCAACTTCGGCGGCCCCGGCGGCTCGGGCATCACCACGCTGCCCGCCTTCGGAGAGGACTACGCCAAGCTGCGCACCCGCTACGACCTGGTCAGTTTCGACCCGCGCGGCGTCGGCCGCAGCGCAGGCATCAGGTGCGAGGACGACTCCGCACTCGACACGTACTTCCAGCAGGACTCCACGCCCGACGACGAGGCCGAGCGCAAGAAGCACGTCGACAACGTCCGCGAGTTCAACAACGGGTGCGAGAAGAACGCCGGCAAGACCCTCCCGCACGTCCGCACCACCGACGCCGCCCGCGACATGGACCTGATGCGCCAGGTGCTCGGCGACGACAAGCTGCACTACTTCGGCATCTCCTACGGCACCGAACTCGGCGGGGTCTACGCACACTTGTTCCCCAAGAAGGTGGGGCGGGCCGTCTTCGACGCCGTCGTCGACCCCACGGAGACCGCCGAACAGGGCTCCCTCGGCCAGGCGAAGGGCTTCCAGCTCGCGCTCGACAACTTCGCGAAGGACTGCACGTCACAGGAGGCGGACTGCCCCGTCGGCGACACCGAGCAGGACGTCAAGGACCGGATCGCGAAGCTCCTGAAGGACCTGGACCGCAAGCCGATCCGCGGCATCCCGCCGCGCGAGCTGACCCAGACCGCCGCCACCAACGGCATCGCGCAGTCCCTGTACTCCAAGGACTTCTGGCCGTATCTGACCCAGGGCCTCGAAGAGGCCTACGAAGGCGACGGCAAGATCCTCATGGCGCTCTCGGACTCGATGAACGGGCGCAACGAGGACGGCGAGTACAGCAACATCCAGTCCGCCAACGTCTCGATCAACTGCGCGGACGACAAGGCGCGTTACGACACGGAGTACGTCGAGAAGAGGCTCCCGGAGTTCCGGAAGGCGTCGCCCCTGTTCGGCGACTACCTCGCGTGGGGCATGGTCGGCTGCACCGACTGGGCGGTCGAGGGCCAGGCCGACCACCCCGACGTGAGCGCGGGCGGCGCGCCGCCCATCGTCGTCATCGGCAACACCGGTGACCCGGCCACGCCGTACGAAGGGGCCCGCAAGATGGCCCAGGCACTCGGCAAGGGCGTCGGCGTCGAGCTCACCTACAAGGGCCAGGGGCACGGGGCGTACGACAGCAAGAACAAGTGCGTGCGGAACGCCGTGGACGGCTATCTGCTGGAAGGGACGGTCCCGAAGGAGGGCACGGTCTGCTCCTGA